The window AGTCTTCTTCTTAGCTTTTCCAAGTCTTGCGGAGATGATATTATCTTCAGCAGAGACATCGCCGAAATACCAGTCACCTTTGCGTGTCTTAGCATGAGAGTCGGTCTGTTTCAGAAGAGAATTGAGATCTACATCGAAGTCGATAACATTGAGTAACAGTTCCTTCCGCCGTTCTATGGCGTCTCTCTTATCAGTGTAATGGCTTAGCTTCCTTTCAAACTTCAATCGAGCGAACCTGATGGTCGGCATGTTATCAGCTTTATTCAGGCCACATATGACGTTTTTCCCACTTTCATCTAACCACATCTACTAAACTAGCACTCGTAACACCCAGCTAGTGCGGTGTATTTTGATTGAGTGGTCTTAGCCACATCCCTAAAACAGAACCAAACCCCGGTGGGTTCAAATCCGGCGGCCGCTTCCTACATGCGCCGCTCGAGAGTGAGCGGCGCGAGAAGTCAGTGGGACCGCCCGGATTTGAACCACGCCCACTTCGCTCCCTCCGGTCGCTCGTGGTCTACTTCAAATCCGTGCTCGTCCAATTGCTGCGGCTCACGGTTTGTTCGCCGCAGCAATATGGGACCGCCCGGATTTGAACCAGGGTCAACGGCACCCAAGGCCGCAAGGATACCAAGCTACCCCACGGTCCCGCACCACAATCTGTGCCCGTCTCGGAGTAAAGGGTTTCGTTGCCGCGCGCCCCCACACGATCAGGGCGTCAGGCCCCAGAAGAAGGCGATGCCCAGCGTCGTCACCACGGCGAAGATGGCCTGCAGCGGCGCGCCGACGCGCAGGTAGTCCGTGAAGCGGTAGCCGCCGGGGCCGTAGACGAACAGGTTGGTCTGGTAGCCGACGGGGGTCATGAAGGCCGTCGAGGCGGCGAAGGTCACGGCGAGCACGAAGGCGAAGGGGTTCGCGCCGAGCTGGACCGCCGCCTCGGCCGCCACCGGGATCATCAGCACGACGCTGGCGTTGTTGGAGATGACGTTGGTCAGCAGCGCCGTGACGACGTACAGCATGCCGAGCACGACCAGCGGCGGGAGCGCGGGCGCGACGGCGACGATGCCGTCGGCGATCAGCCCGGCGCCGCCGGTCGCCTCTAGCGCGAGGCCCAGCGGGATGACGCCGGCCAGCAGGAAGATGACGTCCCACTGGACGGCCTCGTAGATCTCCGGCGGGCGGAGCGTGCCCGTCAGGATCATCCCCAGCGCGCCGGCCAGCGCGGCGACGGCGATGTGGATCGGCGTCAGCGCGGCAGCGGCGACGACGAGGCCGACGATGCCGACGGCGATGGGGATCTTCGACTTCCGGAAGTCCGGCCGCTCGACCTCCTGGGCGACGATGAAGTCGGGGTTGTTGTTCAGGCGGTCGACGCTGGCGGCGGTGGCCTCGACCAGCAGCGTGTCGCCGACGCGGAGGCGGACGTGGTCCATGCGCTGGCGCATCACCTCGCCGCCGCGGCGCAGCGCCAGCACGGTCGCGTCGTAGCGCTGGCGGAAGGTCGCCGTCGCGAGCGACTCGCCGATCAGGCTCGACCCCGGCGAGACGACCACTTCCACGAGGTTCTGGCCGCCCTCCTCGGCGACGTCGAGTGTGTCCTCGTCGACCCGGGCGTCGGGCACCAGGTCCAGCCCCTCGGTGTCCATGAGGTCCACGAGGGTGTCCCGGTCGGTCCGGACGGCGAAGACGTCGCCCGGACGGATGGTCTTCGGCCCGAGCGGTTCGAGGAAGGTCTCGTCGCCGCGGATCAGCTGGACGAGGTCGACGTCGACGTCGGTCTCCTCGATGGCCTCGCGGACGGTCTGGCCGGTCAGCGGCGAGTCGTCGCGGACGACGACCTCGGTCAGGTACTCGGCCATGCCGAACTCCTCGGTGAGGTCCGTCTCGGGCGCGATCCGCTCGGGCGTGAGCCACCGGCCGACGGTCATGAGGTAGATCGAGCCGACGATCAGGACGACGACGCCGAGCTGGGTGAACTCGAACATGGAGAACTCCCCCAGCGCGCTGTACCGGGCCGGGTCCTCGACCGCCAGCCGACCGGAGAGCTCGCTGGCGAGGATGTTCGTCGACGTGCCGATCAGCGTCAGCGTGCCGCCGAACATCGAGGCGTAGGACAGCGGCAAGAGGAGCTTCGACGGGGAGACGCCGTTCTCCCGCGCGAGGTCGGTGACCATCGGCAGCAGGATGGCGACGGCGGCGGTGTTGTTGATGAACCCGGAGATGGGACCGACGATGCCCACCGTCGCGCCCAGCTGGCGGAACTCGCTGTCGCCGGTCAGCCCGGCGATCTTCGACCCGAGGAGCTGGACGACGCCGGTGCGCTGGACGCCCGCCGAGAGGACGAACATCGCGAGCACGGTGATCGTCGCCGTCGAGGAGAAGCCGGACAGCCCGACGGAGACGGGCGAGACGCCGTCGCCGGGCTGGTGGAGGACGTAGATCGGCGAGCCAAGTAGCCCGGCGTCGGCGGCGACCTCGGTGACGGGCTCGACGAGCAGCAGCGTCACCATCACGCCGATGGCCGTCACGTCGACCGGCACGCGCTCGGTGGCGAACAGGACGAGCGAGGCCAGCACGAGCGCGAAGACGACGGCCATCCCCGGCGTGACGGCGCTCAGTTGCACGGTCCGACGACGGGGCGCCCCGGCGAAAAAAGCCGCGGATCGGACGCACCCCCGCGGACGGTCCGGGGCTCGGCGGCGGCGTTCCGTCGATCAGTCCCGGGGCTCGGCGGGCGGCGCGTCGGCGCCGACGCGCTCGCGGAGCCGCTCGTACCGGCCGGCGAAGGTCGCCTCGCCGCGGACGCAGGCCGTCGCGACCGCGAGGGCGTCGACCGCCGCGTTACCCTCGGGGCCCTCGACGGCCAGCCGCGGCCCCGCGTCGGGCAGCCACGTCGCGTCGAGATGGCGCACCAGCACCGCGGCGAAGTAGGCGCCGGCGTCCGCGACCGCCGCCGTCGCGAGCCACCGGCCGTCGTCGCCCTCGCCGACGCGGACGCCCGGGAGGACGCGCCAGGCCAGTTCGGAATCCGCGAGGTCGTCGAGGGCCGCCAGCGACGCGGGCGCGTAGTCGAGCGCCGGCCGACCGTCGGCGAACGCCTCTGCCGCGTCGACCAGTTCCGCGATGGCGTCGGCCGACTCCCGGCCGGCGATCCGCTCGCGGAACCCCGACGGGTCGACGACGTCGAAGTCGGCTCGCCCCGTCGGCGGGTTCCGGCCCAGCCAGTCCGCGACGGCGTCGACGTGGCGGGCGAAGGACGCCCCGTCCAGGCACGCCTCGGCGACCCGCTCCGGATCGACGGCCATGCGGCCGGCCGGTCCCGACAGCGTCACGACGCCTCCCTCGTCGTCGAACCG of the Halomicrobium salinisoli genome contains:
- a CDS encoding SLC13 family permease, coding for MAVVFALVLASLVLFATERVPVDVTAIGVMVTLLLVEPVTEVAADAGLLGSPIYVLHQPGDGVSPVSVGLSGFSSTATITVLAMFVLSAGVQRTGVVQLLGSKIAGLTGDSEFRQLGATVGIVGPISGFINNTAAVAILLPMVTDLARENGVSPSKLLLPLSYASMFGGTLTLIGTSTNILASELSGRLAVEDPARYSALGEFSMFEFTQLGVVVLIVGSIYLMTVGRWLTPERIAPETDLTEEFGMAEYLTEVVVRDDSPLTGQTVREAIEETDVDVDLVQLIRGDETFLEPLGPKTIRPGDVFAVRTDRDTLVDLMDTEGLDLVPDARVDEDTLDVAEEGGQNLVEVVVSPGSSLIGESLATATFRQRYDATVLALRRGGEVMRQRMDHVRLRVGDTLLVEATAASVDRLNNNPDFIVAQEVERPDFRKSKIPIAVGIVGLVVAAAALTPIHIAVAALAGALGMILTGTLRPPEIYEAVQWDVIFLLAGVIPLGLALEATGGAGLIADGIVAVAPALPPLVVLGMLYVVTALLTNVISNNASVVLMIPVAAEAAVQLGANPFAFVLAVTFAASTAFMTPVGYQTNLFVYGPGGYRFTDYLRVGAPLQAIFAVVTTLGIAFFWGLTP